A single genomic interval of Spinacia oleracea cultivar Varoflay chromosome 6, BTI_SOV_V1, whole genome shotgun sequence harbors:
- the LOC110796067 gene encoding CRM-domain containing factor CFM9, mitochondrial-like: MFATRNLHKQFIKTLTSLLNHNHHSLPRNPIPISNAEIYQNASSILNISSPNSPSSSRNLDLGFYGFRRWMSTAKGRSMRSKVERRMQREAGKTQRQIRQAKKIKIKLMTEEERLIYSLRRAKKKVALLLQKLKKYELPELPPPRHDPELLASEQLQAFKKIGFRNKNYCEVGVRGVFGGVVQNMHLHWKFHETVQVCCDNFPKERIKGMATMLARLSGGIVVNVHNVKTIIMFRGRNYRQPKNLIPVNTLTKRKALFKARFEQALESQKLNIKKTEQQLRKKGISPDDPVAMASIQRVASTFFNAIDKKEGSPYVFREAGESVKEPQKTSEQYDLAEDSDQEELDKFIAEIEDAVDKEWAEEEAAEREEFGKIRYRNKEDYGGRFVNNLSDDGNRGRNMDTNRRQRVEDSEDEDYVSAPINEEDNTSDDERHTCDFDDDKVKRPPSRVEIESDDSDDGDRNSRFRDRTRNQEKRGRFDTKGRKWGKESSDIAEDFTDSEITMYGSDDDDELESSALRGADEDYSGLPHHRAKEEDSKIPREN; the protein is encoded by the exons ATGTTCGCCACAAGAAATCTCCATAAACAATTTATCAAAACCCTAACTTCTCTTCTCAATCACAACCACCATTCTCTTCCAAGAAATCCGATTCCTATTTCTAACGCTGAAATTTATCAAAATGCTTCATCAATTCTCAACATTTCTTCCCCTAATTCTCCATCTTCTTCGCGCAATCTTGATTTGGGGTTTTATGGTTTCCGCCGCTGGATGTCGACGGCGAAGGGACGGAGTATGAGGAGCAAAGTGGAGCGAAGGATGCAGAGAGAAGCTGGTAAAACTCAAAGACAGATTCGTCAAGCTAAGAAGATTAAGATTAAGCTTATGACTGAGGAAGAACGCCTTATTTACAGTCTTCGAAGG GCTAAGAAGAAAGTTGCATTGCTTCTGCAAAAGCTCAAGAAATACGAGTTGCCTGAGTTGCCTCCACCAAGGCATGATCCTGAGCTGCTGGCATCCGAGCAGCTCCAGGCTTTTAAGAAGATTGGCTTTAGAAATAAAAACTATTGTGAGGTTGGTGTTCGTGGAGTCTTTGGAGGAGTTGTCCAGAATATGCATCTTCACTGGAAGTTCCATGAGACTGTGCAAGTTTGTTGTGATAACTTTCCTAAGGAAAGGATCAAGGGGATGGCAACAATGCTTGCAAGGCTAAGTGGTGGTATTGTGGTTAATGTACACAATGTGAAAACAATCATTATGTTCCGTGGTAGAAACTACAGGCAACCAAAAAATTTGATACCTGTTAACACCCTTACGAAGAGGAAG GCTCTTTTCAAGGCAAGATTTGAGCAAGCACTTGAATCTCAGAAACTCAATATTAAGAAAACTGAACAGCagcttcggaaaaagggaataaGCCCAGATGATCCTGTTGCCATGGCGAGCATCCAGAGGGTTGCATCAACATTCTTTAACGCGATTGATAAGAAGGAAGGGAGCCCTTATGTCTTCCGTGAGGCTGGAGAATCTGTGAAGGAGCCTCAGAAAACCTCAGAACAATATGATCTTGCTGAGGATAGTGATCAAGAAGAGCTTGATAAATTTATAGCGGAGATTGAGGATGCTGTTGATAAGGAATGGGCCGAGGAGGAGGCTGCAGAACGGGAAGAGTTTGGTAAAATTAGGTACCGGAACAAGGAAGACTATGGTGGAAGATTTGTAAATAATTTATCTGATGATGGAAATAGAGGTCGAAATATGGATACAAATCGAAGGCAAAGAGTGGAAGACAGTGAAGATGAAGATTATGTTTCTGCACCTATTAATGAAGAAGATAACACAAGCGATGATGAAAGGCACACTTGTGATTTTGATGATGATAAAGTTAAGCGCCCACCATCCAGAGttgaaattgagagtgatgatTCAGATGATGGAGACAGAAATTCTAGGTTTAGAGATAGAACCAGAAATCAGGAAAAAAGAGGCAGGTTTGATACTAAGGGCAGAAAATGGGGGAAAGAAAGTTCTGATATTGCTGAAGATTTTACTGATTCTGAAATCACCATGTATGGgtcagatgatgatgatgagctgGAATCCAGTGCTCTGAGAGGAGCTGATGAGGACTACAGTGGGCTGCCACATCATCGTGCAAAGGAGGAGGATAGCAAAATTCCTAGGGAAAATTAA
- the LOC110796079 gene encoding uncharacterized protein: protein MKSRSNRHPTSDPPDDWVDGSWTVDCICGVNFDDGEEMVNCDECAVWVHTRCVRFVKGEKSFACDKCKSKDNRNDDSEETEVAQLLVELPTKTIKMSSGNNHSIRNNSNDAFTFSNYPPPPPLPPRRPPHRLWVNRPMEERVHVQGVPGEGDVPTLFQGSPTVFGSKLWKCSGYVPKKFNFKYREFPCWETEEDVDDEAKADQSPENVIDKGAGVLFSLSKENVMLNMRGGQSKGGAFDGKAFKDRKWDNGGSKKLSSPGLSKKEKGMGRSIVLHCSKRSREELGLSKDRSGKKKIKGSLKEQDGKKEKGHGFKSVVIHSSSARQAEVCESKGHKVEPNAHLAEGSNIEKPKRNTATDEGNLVLRCTEVSGLGCSSEKRVKAEKPSHDATDSSQKSSKTEAVSLLIVEDGVSRSPVKKEGLVLDVFDKNQGAFPELSKSKALADDVDNAGLELNSSGTTKDAGTAVPLISGYSDDRTESDIDNHNGVLRSHPSDMDVDLLCTEQVFSPDRECEDSKLNEGAATSPHLHEHEVQDNDKSLETVNGSQLVKNEELMENQCNNKLKCEGSENSVEVQKTFSDSKQVTRVAGEISKLSGEILPPPASHHKTVSVKKSSSSSTIVISRSCLSDKNRAGNSQNPSSIGKRVFSNFSMGTKKENSPLGQVKDEDKHEKTKNMLKDHSKSSTNAVLKASQPSKPVTSPSPKNHTSLGKDSSRHPFSKKSSVEGALLSPGIDEPAGSLQTQHALTGQSKNAASAGQHRGEKVLQPNLQSSSKSTQSSLGHPPPSPSAPPGLSDEELALLLHQELNSSPRVPRVPRVRHAGSLPQLASASATSMFIKRNTTSSGGKDQQTFSRRKKKDGSRNSREQDIEARKVEREPSSPDSVKTSDSARKSVDDVSTSAANSGPSSTDANERKSSSTRDSPVNKPEDDAGTNKGLPLIHRTLPGLIAEIMGAGRRMTYEELCNAVLPHWQNLRKHNGERYAYSSHSQAVLDCLRNRSEWARLVDRGPKTNASRKKRKVDVEPPNTESEDGDDRSVRERDDKSKSFDSNKEEFPKGRRKARKRRRLALRERGVNKKRTKKGALLSDDSAATLSNSSEDNNVSSDDDSQGSGKSEASASSADIVAGS, encoded by the exons ATGAAGAGCAGGTCGAATCGCCACCCGACATCCGACCCGCCGGATGACTGGGTAGACGGTTCATGGACAGTGGATTGTATTTGCGGCGTCAATTTCGACGACGGCGAGGAGATGGTGAATTGCGACGAGTGTGCCGTCTGGGTCCACACTCGTTGCGTTCGTTTCGTTAAAGGAGAGAAATCATTCGCTTGCGACAAGTGCAAGAGTAAAGATAACAGGAACGATGATAGCGAAGAGACGGAGGTTGCTCAATTGCTTGTTGAGCTGCCCACCAAAACAATCAAGATGAGTAGTGGCAATAACCATAGTATCAGGAATAATAGCAACGATGCGTTTACTTTTAGCAATTATCCTCCACCTCCTCCTCTTCCGCCTCGGCGGCCGCCACACCGGCTGTGGGTGAACAGACCCATGGAAGAAAGGGTACATGTACAAGGTGTTCCAGGTGAGGGTGATGTTCCTACTCTTTTTCAAGGGTCACCGACCGTTTTCGGGTCGAAGTTGTGGAAGTGTTCTGGCTATGTACCTAAGAAGTTCAATTTTAAGTATAGGGAGTTCCCCTGTTGGGAGACAGAGGAGGATGTTGATGATGAGGCAAAGGCGGACCAAAGCCCTGAAAATGTAATTGATAAAGGGGCTGGGGTTTTGTTCTCTTTGTCTAAAGAGAATGTGATGCTTAACATGAGGGGTGGTCAATCTAAAGGTGGTGCTTTTGATGGGAAAGCTTTCAAGGATAGGAAATGGGATAATGGGGGTTCGAAGAAGTTAAGTTCACCTGGTTTGTCGAAGAAAGAAAAGGGTATGGGTCGGTCAATTGTGCTTCATTGTAGTAAGAGGAGTAGGGAAGAATTAGGGTTATCTAAGGATCGCAGTGGGAAGAAGAAAATTAAAGGTAGTCTTAAAGAACAGGATGGGAAGAAGGAGAAAGGTCATGGTTTTAAATCAG ttGTCATACATTCAAGTAGTGCTAGGCAAGCTGAAGTGTGTGAAAGCAAAGGCCACAAGGTAGAACCAAATGCTCACCTAGCTGAGGGTAGTAACATAGAAAAACCCAAGAGAAATACAGCTACTGATGAGGGAAATTTGGTACTTAGGTGCACAGAAGTGTCTGGACTTGGTTGTTCAAGTGAAAAGAGGGTCAAAGCAGAAAAGCCTAGCCATGATGCTACTGATAGCTCCCAGAAGTCTTCTAAAACTGAAGCAGTTTCGTTGCTAATTGTGGAGGACGGTGTCTCGAGGAGCCCTGTAAAAAAAGAG GGACTCGTTTTAGATGTCTTTGATAAAAATCAAGGAGCATTTCCAGAATTATCAAAGTCAAAGGCTCTCGCTGATGATGTGGATAATGCTGGTCTAGAGCTTAATAGTTCTGGGACCACGAAGGATGCAGGGACTGCCGTGCCATTGATCTCTGGTTATTCTGATGATAGAACAGAATCAGATATTGATAATCATAATGGGGTTTTGAGAAGTCATCCTTCTGATATGGATGTGGACTTGCTCTGTACCGAGCAAGTATTCTCTCCTGACCGTGAATGTGAAGACTCCAAACTGAATGAGGGTGCTGCAACTAGTCCCCATCTCCATGAACATGAGGTTCAAGATAATGACAAGAGTCTCGAAACAGTCAACGGTAGTCAGCTCGTGAAAAATGAAGAGTTAATGGAAAATCAATGTAATAACAAACTCAAGTGTGAGGGTTCAGAAAATTCCGTTGAGGTGCAGAAAACCTTTTCAGACTCTAAACAAGTTACAAGAGTTGCAGGCGAGATTTCAAAATTGAGTGGGGAAATCCTGCCTCCACCAGCCAGTCATCATAAAACAGTGTCTGTTAAAAAGTCGTCGAGCTCTTCAACCATTGTCATCTCCAGATCGTGTCTTTCTGATAAAAATAGGGCTGGAAATTCTCAGAATCCTAGTTCCATTGGCAAACGAGTGTTTTCAAATTTTAGTATGGGTACTAAGAAGGAAAATTCACCTCTTGGTCAGGTAAAAGATGAAGATAAacatgaaaaaacaaaaaacatgcTAAAAGATCATTCAAAATCCTCTACCAATGCTGTGTTGAAGGCATCACAGCCAAGCAAGCCTGTGACAAGTCCTAGTCCAAAAAATCATACTTCTCTTGGAAAGGATTCGTCAAGGCATCCATTTTCAAAGAAGTCTTCCGTGGAGGGTGCCTTGCTTTCTCCAGGTATTGATGAGCCCGCTGGGTCACTGCAGACTCAACATGCTTTAACTGGCCAAAGTAAAAATGCTGCTTCTGCTGGACAACATAGAGGGGAAAAAGTCCTTCAGCCGAACTTACAGTCGTCATCGAAGTCAACACAATCGTCCTTGGGGCACCCGCCACCTTCGCCAAGTGCTCCTCCCGGATTGAGCGATGAAGAG CTTGCTTTGCTATTACACCAGGAACTTAACAGTTCCCCAAGAGTTCCTCGAGTACCCCGTGTACGTCATGCCGGGAGTTTACCTCAATTAGCTTCTGCCTCTGCGACGAGCATGTTTATCAAGCGTAATACTACTAGTTCTGGAGGGAAAGATCAGCAAACA TTTTcaagaagaaagaagaaagaCGGATCTCGCAATTCCCGTGAACAAGATATTGAAGCTAGGAAGGTAGAGAGGGAACCTTCCTCTCCTGATTCAGTAAAAACATCTGATTCCGCTAGGAAAAGCGTCGATGACGTCTCCACCTCAGCAGCGAATAGTGGTCCATCCTCCACTGATGCTAACGAGCGAAAATCATCATCTACCCGTGATTCGCCAGTTAATAAGCCTGAAGATGATGCAGGGACTAATAAGGGACTTCCTCTAATCCATCGAACTCTACCAG GATTGATTGCTGAAATTATGGGCGCGGGCAGGCGTATGACATACGAAGAATTATGCAACGCTGTCCTGCCG CATTGGCAGAACTTGAGAAAGCACAATGGCGAGAGGTATGCCTACTCCAGTCATTCTCAAGCTGTACTCGATTGTTTGAGGAACCGGTCTGAATGGGCACGGCTAGTTGATCGTGGTCCAAAG ACGAATGCTAGTAGAAAGAAACGGAAGGTTGATGTTGAGCCTCCTAATACTGAATCAGAGGATGGTGATGACAGAAGTGTAAGGGAAAGGGATGATAAAAGCAAGAGCTTTGATTCAAATAAAGAGGAGTTTccaaagggaaggagaaaagcTCGGAAGCGTAGGAGATTAGCCTTGCGAGAAAGAGGGGTTAATAAGAAAAGAACGAAAAAGGGGGCACTACTTTCTGATGACTCAGCCGCCACATTGTCTAATTCCAGTGAAGACAATAATGTTTCTAGTGACGATGACAGTCAAGGAAGTGGTAAAAGTGAAGCCTCTGCTAGTTCAGCTGATATTGTTGCTGGCTCCTAA